The Chrysemys picta bellii isolate R12L10 chromosome 12, ASM1138683v2, whole genome shotgun sequence genome has a segment encoding these proteins:
- the MTNAP1 gene encoding mitochondrial nucleoid-associated protein 1: MAGAPPGMELCPYCKKPFKRLKSHLPYCKMAGDMKAAFDLGKMASVDLKASQSKPVRLLATEKKRGQSKEKITTPDNSSERESKKKSLDTIGNKVESKLNPLQIGSTAGTEIASNLPAEKPGKNTKRQMKLTSERTHRAEGMTIVQEEARMHMNAAEERTSKAKRAKQLPTKQKSRSKNTSHDENSAPGGILELSSVNKDGKSASKFPDDPIRSAKQKQRKVGSSTQEVAGSLDLPTCDLESIPQAAIEGAKVVIEKHRVKVLRGRNESKIQGTLADSATTGNCATQGWYLEMLAPDCSESHADTVQSDHWKNMNVTGATNTNAFSLEFAESNTLSGEREKGNRLTATGMHVLSDPGKADCGKSPRGLVPLDGVAKSETEEKQFYLNGDVDSKASFSASLAEKPHPSVRETLRGASEGIASNYLACVQQLLVDEKQVALLSESVLNTGRRDSELALKQHLCSTSENQPPCLFQSSGRNIQARSIGLEWFPELYPNYQRLSMFPGRLLRGDAEIKMKKIEPGFLEGPQAPLVERRLMEVKLRELPAWLAACDFSPKGLLGAVQKAWSSYYNKYIDVKKGGAAGISMLLAGYCILSYGWRYEHLKQDRWRKYH, from the exons ATGGCAGGTGCCCCCCCAGGAATGGAACTGTGCCCCTATTGTAAAAAGCCATTTAAGCGACTGAAGTCCCACTTGCCATACTGTAAGATGGCAGGAGACATGAAAGCTGCTTTTGACTTAGGCAAGATGGCCTCTGTTGACTTGAAAGCGTCTCAGTCCAAGCCAGTTAGACTCCTGGCCACTGAGAAAAAAAGGGGACAAAGCAAAGAGAAGATCACAACCCCAGACAATAGCTCAGAAAGAGAAAGTAAGAAAAAATCCCTTGACACAATAGGGAACAAAGTAGAAAGCAAATTAAACCCCTTACAAATAGGGAGTACTGCTGGAACAGAAATAGCCAGCAACTTGCCTGCAGAAAAGCCAGGTAAAAATACAAAGCGGCAAATGAAACTGACTTCTGAAAGGACACACAGAGCTGAAGGAATGACAATAGTTCAAGAAGAGGCCAGAATGCACATGAATGCAGCAGAGGAGAGGACTTCAAAAGCAAAGCGTGCAAAGCAGTTACCCACCAAAcagaaaagcagaagtaaaaatacTTCTCACGATGAGAATTCAGCACCTGGTGGCATTTTGGAGCTTTCTTCTGTGAATAAGGATGGAAAATCTGCTTCAAAGTTTCCTGATGACCCAATAAGATCTGCAAAACAGAAACAAAGGAAGGTAGGGTCTTCAACACAGGAGGTGGCTGGTTCTCTGGATTTACCCACTTGTGATCTTGAAAGTATTCCCCAAGCGGCTATTGAGGGAGCAAAAGTAGTTATTGAGAAACATCGCGTCAAAGTGCTAAGAGGTAGGAATGAATCCAAAATTCAGGGCACTCTGGCAGACAGCGCTACCACAGGTAATTGTGCGACCCAGGGATGGTATCTGGAAATGCTGGCTCCAGACTGCTCTGAAAGCCATGCAGACACAGTCCAGTCTGACCACTGGAAGAACATGAACGTTACGGGGGCCACGAACACAAATGCTTTTAGTCTGGAGTTTGCAGAAAGTAATACCTtgagtggagagagagaaaaaggcaaTCGTTTAACTGCAACTGGAATGCACGTACTCAGCGATCCTGGGAAGGCTGACTGTGGAAAGAGCCCTCGTGGCCTCGTTCCGCTGGACGGAGTGGCTAAAAGTGAGACAGAAGAGAAGCAGTTTTACTTAAATGGTGATGTGGATTCTAAggcctctttctctgcttccctcGCTGAGAAGCCCCACCCGTCAGTGAGAGAGACTCTCAGAGGAGCTAGTGAAGGAATAGCCAGCAACTACCTAGCCTGTGTGCAACAGCTTCTGGTGGATGAAAAGCAGGTTGCCTTACTTTCTGAGTCTGTTCTGAATACAGGGAGAAGAGACAGCGAGCTGGCTTTGAAACAACACTTGTGCTCCACCTCTGAAAACCAACCTCCTTGTCTGTTCCAATCTTCTGGCAGGAACATACAGGCAAGATCCATTGGACTGGAGTGGTTTCCAGAATTGTATCCTAATTATCAGAGGCTGAGCATGTTTCCAGGGAGACTTCTCCGGGGGGACGCGGAGATCAAGATGAAGAAGATAGAGCCTGGCTTCTTGGAAGGACCGCAAG CTCCCCTCGTAGAAAGACGTCTGATGGAGGTAAAGCTCAGGGAGCTGCCTGCCTGGCTGGCAGCTTGTGATTTCTCTCCAAAGGGACTGCTCGGAGCGGTGCAGAAAG CCTGGAGCAGTTACTACAACAAATACATCGACGTAAAGAAGGGTGGAGCTGCTGGGATCTCCATGCTGTTGGCTGGATATTGCATCCTCAGCTATGGCTGGAGATATGAGCATCTGA AACAAGATCGCTGGCGCAAGTATCACTGA